The following proteins are encoded in a genomic region of Amycolatopsis sulphurea:
- the otsB gene encoding trehalose-phosphatase, with protein MTAEALPAELRRAIVQIARTPRLLVACDYDGTLAPITANPDEARPLPESVGALRSLAGLHETTTAVISGRALRDLATLSRLPAEVNLVGSHGSEFDIGFIHALDERARALHRRIESELEQLVLDVPGVSLEVKPASIAVHVRRAEHEAGRRVLAAVHQGPCTWPGVTTTDGKEVVELAVVQTDKGRALDTLRHQVGATAAVFLGDDVTDEKAFARLAGPDLGVKVGEGESLAAYRVPDTVDVALVLAFMLEERRNWLYGESAPPIERLSMLANERSVALLTPDAKLTWLCHPGPDAPAVFADLLGGPGAGNFAIKPDRNGLPLGQRYLPNTMTVETRWSRLLVTDYLEPESPAHRTDIVRVISGEAAAQVVFAPRPEFGGVPVKLVAEPDGLRVLGTSEPFVLRAPGVDWTITSDGLHDTATALVQPAKEAPVVLELRCGTTDLGTHELSEMDRRDRAGRYWSDWAAKLKLPSVQTELVRRSALTLRGLVNTDTGGVLAAATSSLPEEIGGVRNWDYRYCWIRDAAMTVRELVHLGSHEEAEGYLRWLHGVLSTLAGPERLHPLYTLAGSVIGAEAVIESLPGYAGSRPVRVGNLANHQVQLDVFGPVVELVGTLAEVRGELRDEDWQMVRAMTEAVTRRWNEPDHGIWEERHVPRHRVYSRVMCWVTVDRAVKLGHEYGRDVPAAWPLLRDRIKADVLEHGWNDQVQAFTTAYDGTDLDAASLFVGLTGLIDPADERFQQTVTAIEAELRSGSTVYRYRRDDGLPGGEGGFHICAAWLIEAYLLTGRRDEAEELFTQIVDAAGPTGLLPEQFDPIAERSLGNHPQAYSHLGLIRCANLLAEKS; from the coding sequence TTGACCGCCGAGGCGTTGCCCGCGGAGCTACGCCGCGCGATCGTGCAGATCGCCCGTACCCCGCGCCTGCTGGTCGCCTGCGACTACGATGGCACATTGGCCCCGATCACCGCGAACCCGGACGAGGCACGCCCGCTGCCCGAGTCCGTCGGGGCGCTCAGATCGCTGGCCGGCCTGCACGAGACCACCACCGCCGTGATCTCCGGCCGGGCGCTGCGCGACCTGGCCACGCTGTCCCGGCTGCCCGCCGAGGTGAACCTCGTCGGCAGTCACGGATCGGAGTTCGACATCGGCTTCATCCACGCCCTCGACGAGCGGGCGCGGGCACTGCACCGGCGCATCGAGTCGGAGCTGGAGCAGCTGGTGCTCGACGTGCCCGGGGTGTCGCTCGAGGTCAAGCCCGCGAGCATCGCGGTGCACGTGCGCCGTGCCGAGCACGAGGCGGGCCGCCGGGTGCTGGCGGCCGTGCACCAGGGCCCGTGCACCTGGCCGGGCGTGACCACCACCGACGGCAAGGAGGTGGTCGAGCTCGCGGTCGTGCAGACGGACAAGGGCCGTGCGCTCGACACCCTGCGCCACCAGGTCGGCGCGACCGCCGCGGTGTTCCTCGGCGACGACGTGACCGACGAGAAGGCGTTCGCCCGGCTCGCCGGGCCGGACCTCGGGGTGAAGGTCGGCGAGGGCGAATCCCTGGCCGCCTACCGGGTGCCGGACACCGTGGACGTCGCGCTGGTGCTCGCGTTCATGCTGGAGGAGCGCCGGAACTGGCTCTACGGCGAGTCCGCGCCGCCGATCGAGCGGCTGTCCATGCTGGCCAACGAGCGGTCCGTGGCACTGCTCACCCCGGACGCCAAGCTCACCTGGCTGTGCCACCCCGGCCCGGACGCCCCCGCGGTGTTCGCCGATCTGCTCGGCGGCCCCGGCGCCGGGAACTTCGCGATCAAACCGGACCGCAACGGGCTGCCGCTCGGCCAGCGCTACCTGCCGAACACGATGACCGTGGAGACGCGCTGGTCCCGGCTGCTGGTCACGGACTACCTGGAGCCGGAGAGCCCGGCGCACCGCACCGACATCGTGCGGGTGATCTCCGGCGAGGCGGCGGCCCAGGTGGTCTTCGCACCGCGGCCGGAGTTCGGCGGCGTGCCGGTGAAGCTGGTCGCCGAGCCGGACGGCCTGCGCGTGCTCGGCACCTCGGAGCCGTTCGTGCTGCGCGCCCCCGGCGTGGACTGGACGATCACCTCCGATGGGTTGCACGACACCGCGACCGCCCTCGTGCAACCGGCAAAGGAAGCGCCGGTGGTGCTCGAACTCCGTTGCGGCACCACGGATCTCGGCACCCACGAACTGTCCGAAATGGACCGTCGGGACCGGGCGGGCCGGTACTGGAGCGACTGGGCAGCGAAGCTGAAGCTGCCCTCGGTGCAGACCGAGCTGGTCCGCCGTTCCGCACTCACCCTGCGCGGACTGGTCAACACCGACACGGGCGGGGTGCTCGCGGCCGCGACCTCGTCGCTGCCGGAGGAGATCGGCGGCGTCCGCAACTGGGACTACCGCTATTGCTGGATCCGCGACGCGGCGATGACCGTGCGGGAGCTGGTGCACCTCGGCTCGCACGAGGAAGCCGAAGGCTACCTGCGCTGGCTGCACGGCGTACTGTCCACTTTGGCCGGACCGGAACGGCTGCACCCGCTCTACACCTTGGCGGGCAGCGTGATCGGCGCCGAGGCGGTGATCGAATCGCTGCCCGGGTACGCCGGTTCGCGACCGGTCCGGGTCGGCAACCTGGCCAACCACCAGGTGCAGCTGGACGTATTCGGCCCGGTGGTGGAGCTGGTCGGCACGCTGGCCGAGGTCCGCGGCGAGCTGCGCGACGAGGACTGGCAGATGGTGCGCGCGATGACCGAGGCGGTCACCCGGCGCTGGAACGAGCCGGACCACGGCATCTGGGAGGAGCGGCATGTGCCGCGCCACCGGGTGTACTCGCGGGTGATGTGCTGGGTGACCGTCGACCGTGCGGTGAAGCTCGGCCACGAGTACGGCCGCGACGTCCCCGCTGCCTGGCCGCTGCTGCGTGACCGGATCAAGGCCGATGTGCTGGAACACGGCTGGAACGACCAGGTGCAGGCGTTCACCACCGCCTACGACGGCACCGATCTCGATGCGGCGTCCCTGTTCGTCGGCCTGACCGGCCTGATCGACCCGGCCGACGAGCGCTTCCAGCAGACCGTGACCGCGATCGAGGCGGAGCTGCGCAGTGGTTCCACGGTGTACCGCTACCGCCGCGACGACGGCCTTCCCGGCGGGGAGGGCGGCTTCCACATCTGCGCGGCCTGGCTGATCGAGGCCTATCTGCTCACCGGCCGCCGGGACGAGGCCGAGGAGCTGTTCACCCAGATCGTCGACGCGGCCGGTCCGACCGGGCTGCTGCCCGAGCAGTTCGACCCGATCGCCGAACGCTCGCTCGGCAATCACCCGCAGGCGTACTCCCATCTCGGGCTGATCCGCTGCGCGAACCTGCTGGCGGAGAAGTCCTGA
- a CDS encoding alpha,alpha-trehalose-phosphate synthase (UDP-forming): MTDAIAGTTSAPSADFVVVANRLPVDLDHGVDGERRWTASPGGLVSALEPFLRSRKGAWVGWPGVPDVEVAEFDDDGLVLHPVSLTAAEVRDYYEGFSNATLWPLYHDVVAPPVFDRSWWDSYVRVNRRFAEASAAVAAHGATVWIQDYQLQLVPAMLRELRPDLRIGFFLHIPFPPVELFMQLPWRAEIVRGLIGADLIGFHRPGGAQNFLWLARQLVGLEPTRGAVGVRSRPGMVQVGDRTVRVGAFPISIDAAGLDTLARSKSVVERAKQLRADLGNPKAVLLGVDRLDYTKGIDLRLQALHELLHEERVKPEDVTFVQLATPSRERVEHYQRMRGEIEQMVGRINGEFARVGHPVVHYLHQSVDRTELAAFFSAADVMVVTPLRDGMNLVCKEYVATRADLGGALVLSEFAGAASELTSAFLVNPHDLDGVKNALEAAITLDPAEGRRRMRAMRRQVLTHDVDRWARSFLQALGAEPVD; the protein is encoded by the coding sequence GTGACTGACGCGATTGCCGGGACCACGAGCGCACCGTCCGCCGATTTCGTGGTGGTGGCCAACCGGTTGCCGGTCGACCTGGACCACGGAGTGGACGGGGAGCGCCGCTGGACGGCCAGCCCGGGCGGGCTGGTGTCCGCATTGGAGCCGTTCCTGCGCTCCCGCAAGGGAGCCTGGGTCGGCTGGCCCGGTGTGCCGGACGTCGAAGTGGCGGAGTTCGACGACGACGGCCTTGTACTGCATCCGGTTTCGCTCACCGCGGCCGAGGTCCGCGACTACTACGAAGGCTTCTCCAACGCCACGCTCTGGCCGCTGTACCACGACGTGGTCGCCCCGCCGGTGTTCGACCGCTCGTGGTGGGACAGCTACGTGCGGGTGAATCGCCGCTTCGCCGAGGCGAGTGCCGCGGTCGCCGCGCACGGCGCCACCGTGTGGATTCAGGATTACCAGCTGCAACTGGTGCCGGCCATGCTCCGCGAGCTGCGACCGGACCTGCGGATCGGGTTCTTCCTGCACATCCCGTTCCCGCCGGTGGAGCTGTTCATGCAGCTGCCCTGGCGGGCGGAGATCGTACGCGGGCTGATCGGCGCCGACCTGATCGGCTTCCACCGCCCCGGTGGCGCGCAGAACTTCCTGTGGCTGGCCCGTCAGCTGGTCGGTCTCGAACCGACGCGCGGCGCGGTCGGTGTGCGGTCCCGGCCCGGCATGGTGCAGGTCGGCGACCGCACGGTGCGGGTCGGCGCGTTCCCGATCTCCATCGACGCGGCCGGGCTGGACACGCTGGCCCGGTCGAAGAGCGTGGTGGAGCGCGCGAAGCAGCTCCGCGCCGACCTCGGCAACCCGAAGGCGGTGCTGCTCGGCGTCGACCGGCTCGACTACACCAAGGGCATCGACCTGCGGCTGCAGGCGCTGCACGAGCTGCTGCACGAGGAACGGGTCAAGCCCGAGGACGTGACCTTCGTGCAGCTGGCCACGCCGAGCCGGGAACGGGTCGAGCACTACCAGCGGATGCGGGGCGAGATCGAGCAGATGGTCGGCCGGATCAACGGCGAGTTCGCCCGCGTCGGTCATCCGGTCGTGCACTACCTGCACCAGTCGGTCGACCGGACCGAGCTGGCCGCGTTCTTCTCCGCGGCCGACGTGATGGTGGTGACGCCGCTGCGCGACGGGATGAACCTGGTCTGCAAGGAGTACGTCGCGACCAGGGCGGACCTGGGCGGGGCGCTGGTGCTGAGCGAGTTCGCCGGCGCCGCCTCCGAGCTGACCAGCGCATTTCTCGTCAATCCGCATGATCTGGACGGGGTGAAGAACGCGTTGGAGGCTGCCATTACGCTCGACCCCGCCGAGGGCCGACGCAGGATGCGCGCCATGCGTCGCCAGGTCCTCACCCACGACGTCGACCGGTGGGCACGCTCGTTCCTGCAGGCGCTGGGTGCCGAGCCAGTCGACTGA
- a CDS encoding threonine/serine ThrE exporter family protein, which translates to MKINERAGQGATRRKWPILEPPQPRSQQRYRPNLLRRRAWHILEAPTAQQPAVETGEALGPKPPDDATVNFVLDLALRIGEVQMASGAGASDVTATIIALTAALGLPHCEVDVIFTSITATCHRGTELAPVTALRVVRTRSLDYTRLTEAEALVRKITRGHMGAEEAHTELNRITSAPHPYPRWVATIAWGGLAAFITLLLGGKLDIALVAFVISALIDRIGRLLNRYNLPFFFQQVVGGLFATLSAMAVVSSDILTTDRPTLVVAAAVTVLLSGLSTVSAVQDAITGYNVTAAGRTTEVAMMSAGLITGVVLALKIAVMLELPRTPLPEVPTSTLQQLPIVVIGGTGAAACFAIASYSTMRAMLVAAAAGSIGAFVYGGLMVLQLDAVSSSAIAATLVGFCGGVLARRLRVTPLVVAVSGITPLLPGLSTYRGLYQLGVEPGGNISTLITAVTVGLALAAGVVLGEYLAQPVRTGLGRLERRLAGPRMAGPMEPSERRLE; encoded by the coding sequence GTGAAGATCAACGAACGTGCCGGCCAGGGCGCTACGCGGAGAAAGTGGCCGATCCTCGAGCCTCCGCAGCCGCGTTCCCAGCAGCGTTACCGGCCGAATCTGCTGCGCCGCCGCGCCTGGCACATCCTGGAAGCGCCGACAGCGCAGCAACCTGCCGTGGAGACCGGTGAGGCACTCGGCCCGAAGCCGCCGGACGACGCGACGGTCAACTTCGTGCTCGACCTCGCCCTGCGCATCGGCGAAGTGCAGATGGCCAGCGGCGCAGGCGCTTCCGACGTCACCGCCACCATCATCGCGCTCACCGCCGCGCTCGGGCTCCCGCATTGCGAGGTCGACGTGATCTTCACCTCGATCACCGCGACCTGTCACCGCGGGACCGAACTCGCCCCGGTCACCGCGCTGCGGGTGGTCCGCACGCGCAGCCTCGACTACACCCGGCTCACCGAAGCCGAGGCGCTGGTCCGCAAGATCACCCGCGGGCACATGGGCGCCGAAGAGGCACACACCGAACTCAACCGCATCACGTCCGCGCCGCACCCGTACCCGCGATGGGTCGCCACCATCGCGTGGGGCGGGCTGGCCGCGTTCATCACCCTGCTGCTCGGCGGAAAGCTCGACATCGCACTGGTCGCGTTCGTCATCTCGGCGCTGATCGACCGGATCGGCCGCCTGCTCAACCGCTACAACCTGCCGTTCTTTTTCCAGCAGGTGGTGGGCGGGCTGTTCGCCACGCTCTCGGCGATGGCCGTGGTCAGCAGCGACATCCTCACCACCGACCGGCCGACGCTCGTGGTCGCCGCGGCGGTGACCGTGCTGCTGTCCGGGTTGTCCACCGTTTCCGCGGTGCAGGACGCGATCACCGGCTACAACGTGACCGCCGCCGGGCGCACCACGGAAGTGGCGATGATGAGTGCCGGTCTGATCACCGGGGTGGTGCTCGCGCTGAAGATCGCGGTGATGCTGGAACTTCCGCGCACGCCGCTGCCCGAAGTCCCCACCTCGACCCTGCAGCAGCTGCCGATCGTGGTCATCGGCGGGACCGGCGCGGCCGCCTGCTTCGCGATCGCGTCGTACTCCACGATGCGCGCGATGCTCGTCGCCGCGGCGGCCGGTTCGATCGGTGCGTTCGTATACGGCGGACTGATGGTGCTCCAGCTGGACGCCGTGAGTTCGTCCGCGATCGCGGCGACGCTCGTCGGGTTCTGCGGTGGCGTACTCGCCCGGCGGCTGCGGGTTACTCCGCTCGTGGTCGCCGTGTCCGGGATCACGCCCCTGTTGCCCGGCCTTTCCACCTATCGTGGTCTATACCAATTAGGGGTCGAGCCCGGCGGCAACATCTCCACGCTGATCACCGCGGTCACCGTCGGCCTCGCCCTCGCCGCCGGTGTTGTCCTGGGCGAATACCTCGCGCAGCCGGTCCGCACCGGGCTGGGCAGGCTGGAGCGCAGGCTCGCCGGGCCACGCATGGCCGGGCCGATGGAGCCGAGCGAACGACGTTTGGAGTAA